TGTAGTAAGTTTTTTCATGATGGTTTCCTCATTTGGTTAAATGAAATTTTGGCAATCGAATAGTGGATGATTTCGTCTCATACTTCATCATACCCCCTTATCATCCCCCCTCATCCTTTTAGTGATCTGTATCACATTTTTGACCATTTTTAAAAGAAGTGTGAAAGGGATCACAAAAAAAGAGTGTAAATTTGTGATCTACATCACAAAAAATCTATTTTTTCGACTGAACTTTTTTTTAACGCTCGTGAAAAATTTTTTCTCAAAGTATGATTTCAATGCTAAAGCTAATGAGTAAGCTTGGCACCCATAAAACAAGTAGTAACCTAGAGGACGAGACAATGGCAAATGTAAAAATCATTGGTGTAAACAAATCATACGGCGATGTGCATATCTCACGCAATATTAACCTAGATATAAAAGAAGGCGAATTTGTGGTGTTTGTAGGCCCATCTGGCTGTGGTAAATCCACCCTATTGCGTATGATTGCTGGCTTAGAAGATATTACTTCTGGTGATCTTTTCATTGGCGAAACTCGTATGAATGATGTACCGCCTGCCAAACGTAATATCGGGATGGTTTTCCAATCTTACGCCCTCTATCCTCATTTAAACGTGGCAGAAAATATGTCTTTCGGTTTAAAACTGGCTGGTAAAGCAAAAGAAGAAATCGAGCAACGTGTGAATCACGTGGCTGAAATTTTACAACTTGCCCACCTGTTGCAACGTAAACCAAAAGAACTCTCAGGTGGTCAGCGTCAGCGTGTTGCCATTGGTCGTACACTTGTTTCTCAACCTGAAGTGTTCTTATTAGACGAACCACTCTCAAACCTTGATGCCGCTCTTCGTGTGCAAATGCGTGTGGAAATTTCCAAACTGCATAAAAAGTTAGGTAGAACAATGATTTACGTTACCCACGACCAAGTGGAAGCAATGACCCTTGCAGACAAAATCGTGGTACTACAAGCCCTTGGAAACAACACGCAAATTACCACTAACGTTGCCCAAGTCGGTAAACCATTAGAACTTTACCACTACCCTGCAAACCGCTTTGTTGCTGGCTTTATCGGTTCACCAAAAATGAACTTCTTACCGGTGAAAGTGATTGATGTAAGAGAAGGTGGGGTAAAAGTTGAATTACCTGACTCAACTCACCTCAATTTCTGGATCCCAGTGGATAGCACAGGGGTAAATGTTGGCGATAACCTCTCGTTAGGTATCCGTCCAGAACATTTACTGCCTTGTGAACAGAGTGAAGTGTGTATTACCGGTACGGTTAAAGTGGTGGAACAGCTTGGAAATGAAACCCAAGTTCACGTAGAAATGCCACCGATCAAGCAAAGTCTCGTCTATCGCCAAAACGACATTGTATTAGTTGAAGAAGGCGATGAAATGTCTGTCGGAATCAACCCGAACCGCTGTCACTTATTCAAAGAAGACGGCACCGCATGCAGACGTTTATTTAAAGAACTGGGTGTTTAACGATTTTTTCATAATGTCAAACCTTAATAAAAGAGATCAAGGAGTTTCCTATGAATATCAATAAAAGCTTACTCGCTACATTAGTATCAGGTGCTTTACTTTCTACTTCAGCATTCGCGGTAGATTTCCACGGTTATGCGCGTTCTGGTATCGGCTGGACATCAGGCGGTGGTGAACAATCTGCCTTTACCGTAAATGGCGGTGGTTCAAAATACCGTTTAGGTAACGAATCTGATACCTATGCAGAATTTAAACTTGGTCAAGAGCTTTATAAAGCCGGTGAAAAATCCATTTATTTTGATACCAACGTGGCTTACGGTGGTACGTTACAAAACAATGACTGGACTGAAACCAGCCCAGCATTACGTGAATTAAACGTTCAATTCAAAAACTTCGCAGACAGCTTGCCGGGCGCAACATTATGGGCAGGTAAACGCTTCTATCAACGCCACGATGTGCATATGAACGACTTCTACTACTGGGATATTTCAGGCCCGGGCGCAGGGGTTGAGAATATTGATGTGGGTATCGGTAAACTCTCTTTAGCAGTCACTCGTGATACAGAAGCTGGCGGTGCATTCTCTTACTACTATGACTATGCAACAAAAAGCTATAAGAGCGATCGTTCAACCAAAAAAGATGTCTATAACGATATCTTTGATGTACGTTTAGCTGGCATTGAACTTTGGAAAGACGGCTCGTTAGAACTTGGTTTTGACTACGCAAACGCACATAAAAAAGATGATTCAGCTTATGTAAACAGTGATGCAACCAAAAATGGTTATATGGCAACCGCTGAATATACCCAAGGCAACTTCTTCGGTGGCTTCAACAAATTCACCGTTCAATATGCAAAAGATTCGATGACATCTTGGAACAACGGTCACGCTCAAGGTTCTTTATCTAGCAACCGTGGTCATATGCTTCGCTTAATTAACCAAGGCGTTGTTCAAGCAAGCGATAAAGTTGAAGTGATGTATGCGTTAATCTACGAAAAAACAGACTTAGATAACAAACAAGGCAAAACTTGGTACTCTGCTGGAGTTCGTCCAATGTATAAATGGAATGACACCATGAGTACTATTGCTGAAGTGGGCTACGATGTAATCAAAGACCAAGCAACAGGCAAGAAAAACAGCTTAACCAAATACACCCTTGCACAACAATGGCAAGCTGGCTCAAGCATTTGGGCACGTCCTGCAATCCGTGTATTCGG
Above is a genomic segment from Actinobacillus indolicus containing:
- the malK gene encoding maltose/maltodextrin ABC transporter ATP-binding protein MalK; the encoded protein is MANVKIIGVNKSYGDVHISRNINLDIKEGEFVVFVGPSGCGKSTLLRMIAGLEDITSGDLFIGETRMNDVPPAKRNIGMVFQSYALYPHLNVAENMSFGLKLAGKAKEEIEQRVNHVAEILQLAHLLQRKPKELSGGQRQRVAIGRTLVSQPEVFLLDEPLSNLDAALRVQMRVEISKLHKKLGRTMIYVTHDQVEAMTLADKIVVLQALGNNTQITTNVAQVGKPLELYHYPANRFVAGFIGSPKMNFLPVKVIDVREGGVKVELPDSTHLNFWIPVDSTGVNVGDNLSLGIRPEHLLPCEQSEVCITGTVKVVEQLGNETQVHVEMPPIKQSLVYRQNDIVLVEEGDEMSVGINPNRCHLFKEDGTACRRLFKELGV
- a CDS encoding maltoporin; protein product: MNINKSLLATLVSGALLSTSAFAVDFHGYARSGIGWTSGGGEQSAFTVNGGGSKYRLGNESDTYAEFKLGQELYKAGEKSIYFDTNVAYGGTLQNNDWTETSPALRELNVQFKNFADSLPGATLWAGKRFYQRHDVHMNDFYYWDISGPGAGVENIDVGIGKLSLAVTRDTEAGGAFSYYYDYATKSYKSDRSTKKDVYNDIFDVRLAGIELWKDGSLELGFDYANAHKKDDSAYVNSDATKNGYMATAEYTQGNFFGGFNKFTVQYAKDSMTSWNNGHAQGSLSSNRGHMLRLINQGVVQASDKVEVMYALIYEKTDLDNKQGKTWYSAGVRPMYKWNDTMSTIAEVGYDVIKDQATGKKNSLTKYTLAQQWQAGSSIWARPAIRVFGTYAHWNDKFNTANRTDAGYKAKDGEFVGGVQFEAWW